Proteins encoded within one genomic window of Plasmodium cynomolgi strain B DNA, chromosome 11, whole genome shotgun sequence:
- a CDS encoding transcription factor with AP2 domain(s) (putative), with translation MQSVGLESDPVEAIGGALPDGACQGGADVSGGVSGDVSGDVSGDVSGDVSGDVSGDVSGDVSGDVSGDVSGDVGGDVGGDVSGDVSGDVSGDVSGDVSGDVNGDVSGDVSANLSGDSRSDARAHTPAGGAPLETEAPAEETPPHEEEETTHNGEEETTHNGEADRCKQVKIKSEPVILIDKVERCLVVEWYENEIRREQRISYKKYGNDKAKLRAKELIEKIKAGITFEQLYPDKGPPIVRVYKDVGIYGVSLIRDRIEREWRVEWTDNETQMKARWSCKKVGNDEAQKRAEAFAQSMIEGVFNPILLHKATGTRFSRSEKTVVKINVYMKKNVRRKNKCKILRGGGDKSPLIIGKGIKDGLRKGKLKHSSDTVNDSLVEGSDMLNRSQTYNAKISSNPFIQNENATLDGRTDANYVRSIEGGETNMALPEGSYLLSEYHLGVNPKRGGGMAGKKRHYKPRGKSAKGERIKKTPKEGSKLRGKMAHRVKDMMRGAMGDPMEDRLADQGTAAQTNGPAELDLFSCCAELGNVDPPPFSSNSNHLKNDPEMCNPLSMPYSDNGGGMLNCKNGTLENGGMTSNYFVPCEQYEGYRTGSFMAKGGDYPSRYAYATKSAAHAAYVNHGVEHGALHYVDERYGALRCGDERYERKKRKRSTNRNFKGEDFLLDEELSKYFSTYQKIQLRKNQKALRNEPDGVMGHVVGDSMGVCRGRRYNHIAGDMQGGGAQLRAVNQQRFEAGQEGTYGHGDVVPTVKRSTSVDANKNDNVLMNGSVIPLDNAAEDLLRAEPPTKPRRRTKHCKLSRASQSALNRVDTISQKEDSVFYDDRNVMRASYRMYKAHGKRDDSAYGGFGSYTVGNLGGMLVRDSGFAPKSSQNNEGSGGDVLNDNVGGGSSTGGLHPSGVNYGAEPHAEQQGNVIANFDENSGVDKGENVGGNVGGNVGGNVGANGGAKARENDGANDGGEPVDPSRSDLAEGKTHLMNLRRARRRSTPVSRDQPNEIHRKKDNLNCSLVRNNIIEFVDNPRGYRVPYEYQSRVFYEHFEVPLNSEKEFELQQRYFARLFSLHILAVGWNTNKNARVEDYMQELSDPAFGFLTMGGMSSPGDVPNHDGSPASEKNRLSGEREGTLGELNRVELQNGGFITSNKLPNEQRGENYCYFNSVGDGTSGVNEDGSMLNVALNEAHHLISPGEEISGGNIPGEVPDLGGEVNLDKMNNCHGASNVRRFNELGEVNHFGPPIGEQEVGDMSKYECAHLMSGLNDGRGVGSVGDFGGFGPLAGFGPLAGHGCIGGMLNANALGDIHGYACTEGVSGMGGPYDTCMMSNINGATLGVDYRLGNYQGSNDLGSVNGKDAAACLNGTDNNPNGVCVSSGEGMNEVSGVNAEGLMLPNVNYPKGLNPTHLHGKHIMNLSPTHLHEKHIMNLNPNMHSSVSVIYDQEGKGNLEYVQSYMHNVNPVSMSSVNPVSMSNVNPLNMNKVNPLNMSNVDEGSSYEHPLSRGSTLPFHKEVTVVSGAPWEGREGNEAAFDAVNTEIVNHYNSFIDRTSHGVPMVGAKGEEESYPNLQSTMGKTSELDALDALAACGREDSPYGVGSVEYDELQVGGRRDIDNRGQCSLGDTSYVEGADSCVRNGEVFDMVREVQYGEGDQIPLRQVPTNEYDLVTIGEKEVQSQRMGYMSSPYERGDGNNGDKLGSEVLEENVEVTGKGDYLYYNGYANAHNGIGISERDMHNCVEGVNYNIVAKSNDDCRSGSPHGNGEYSMHDKAHYEFGHMIQVLPSYEHLEREGSYQDNVVDRQAQSQFDDAHYRFGVCSGGAHPSTGEVVPGQQHTDELSRNGSHSGSHSGSHNGSHSGRHNGSHNGTHNGSHSGSHSGSHSGSHSGSHSGSHSGSHSGSHSGSQNGNHNTTPKSYDDVAYNSYFKKANLTSTSISTPMTNMKDMNNYEYFASRKMIDKLRSTSNSSTINTEYLPSNLLNSISMNNLRLSNNVNEQVQK, from the exons ATGCAAAGCGTCGGCCTGGAGTCAGACCCTGTGGAGGCAATCGGGGGGGCCCTACCGGACGGGGCTTGCCAGGGGGGGGCCGATGTGAGTGGTGGTGTGAGTGGTGACGTGAGTGGTGACGTGAGTGGTGACGTGAGTGGTGATGTGAGTGGTGACGTGAGTGGTGACGTTAGTGGTGACGTGAGTGGTGACGTGAGTGGTGACGTGAGTGGTGACGTGGGTGGTGACGTGGGTGGTGACGTGAGTGGCGATGTGAGTGGCGATGTGAGTGGCGATGTGAGTGGTGACGTGAGTGGTGACGTGAATGGTGACGTTAGTGGCGATGTGAGTGCCAATCTGAGTGGCGATTCAAGGTCTGATGCCCGTGCCCATACCCCTGCGGGTGGAGCTCCCCTCGAGACGGAAGCCCCAGCGGAGGAAACCCCCCCACACGAGGAAGAGGAGACGACCCACAACGGAGAAGAGGAGACAACCCACAACGGAGAAGCAGACAGGTGCAAACAAGTAAAGATAAAGAGCGAACCAGTCATCCTGATAGACAAAGTAGAACGATGTCTAGTAGTCGAATGgtatgaaaatgaaataagaAGAGAACAAAGAAtctcatataaaaaatatggaaatgataaagcaaaattaagAGCAAAAGAAttgatagaaaaaataaaagcaggTATTACATTTGAACAGTTATACCCAGACAAAGGACCACCCATCGTTCGAGTGTATAAAGACGTAGGAATATATGGAGTATCTTTGATAAGGGATAGAATTGAGAGAGAATGGAGAGTTGAATGGACAGAcaatgaaacgcaaatgaAAGCTAGATGGTCATGTAAAAAGGTAGGGAATGATGAAGCACAAAAGAGAGCAGAAGCATTTGCACAAAGTATGATCGAAGGAGTTTTTAATCCTATTCTGTTACATAAAGCTACAGGGACAAGATTCTCAAGATCAGAAAAAACGGTTGTTAAGATAAAcgtatatatgaaaaaaaacgtgaggagaaaaaataagtgcaAGATtctcagggggggaggagataAGTCTCCTTTAATTATaggaaaaggaattaaagATGGATTAAGGAAAGGAAAACTGAAGCATTCGAGTGATACTGTTAATGACTCACTTGTGGAAGGATCGGACATGCTTAATAGGAGTCAGACTTACAATGCAAAAATATCGAGTAATccttttattcaaaatgagAATGCCACGTTGGATGGAAGGACAGATGCTAATTATGTGAGGAGCatcgaagggggggaaaccAACATGGCTTTGCCTGAGGGTAGTTACCTTTTGAGTGAGTATCATCTCGGGGTGAACCCTAAGCGAGGGGGAGGAATGGctgggaagaaaaggcatTATAAGCCTAGGGGAAAAAGCGCGAAAGGGGAGAGGATAAAGAAGACACCAAAGGAGGGTTCAAAATTGAGGGGGAAAATGGCACACCGGGTAAAGGACATGATGAGGGGTGCAATGGGTGATCCTATGGAGGATCGTTTGGCAGATCAAGGCACAGCTGCTCAAACAAATGGCCCAGCAGAACTAGATCTATTCAGTTGCTGTGCAGAATTGGGCAATGTAGACCCCCCTCCTTTCTCATCCAACAGTAATCACCTGAAGAATGATCCAGAAATGTGCAATCCATTATCCATGCCATACAGCGACAATGGGGGAGGTATGTTGAACTGTAAAAATGGGACCCTAGAAAATGGTGGAATGACGAGCAACTACTTTGTCCCCTGTGAGCAGTACGAAGGTTATCGGACGGGGAGTTTTATGGCCAAGGGGGGGGACTACCCCTCTAGGTATGCATATGCAACGAAGAGTGCTGCCCACGCGGCTTACGTGAACCACGGCGTGGAACATGGGGCTCTGCATTATGTTGATGAGCGTTATGGGGCTCTGCGCTGTGGCGATGAGCGTTATG aaagaaaaaaacgaaagcgAAGCACGAATAGGAACTTCAAAGGGGAGGACTTCCTACTCGATGAGGAGTtgagtaaatatttttctacatatcAGAAGATTCAGTTAAGGAAAAACCAAAAGGCCCTGAGGAATGAGCCGGATGGAGTTATGGGCCATGTTGTGGGTGACTCCATGGGAGTGTGCAGGGGAAGGCGTTATAATCACATCGCCGGGGACATGCAGGGGGGTGGTGCGCAATTGAGAGCCGTTAATCAGCAAAGATTTGAGGCAGGACAAGAAGGCACCTACGGACATGGTGACGTGGTACCCACCGTGAAAAGGAGCACCAGTGTCGATGCTAACAAAAACGATAATGTACTAATGAACGGCAGCGTGATCCCCCTTGATAATGCAGCGGAGGACCTCCTGAGGGCAGAACCTCCTACCAAACCTCGGAGACGAACGAAGCATTGCAAATTGAGTCGAGCTAGCCAAAGTGCTTTAAACAGGGTAGACACGATTAGCCAAAAGGAGGATTCAGTTTTTTATGATGATAGAAATGTCATGAGGGCGTCTTATAGGATGTACAAGGCACATGGGAAGAGAGACGACTCTGCGTATGGTGGGTTCGGATCGTATACGGTGGGAAACCTGGGTGGTATGCTTGTCAGGGACTCTGGTTTTGCCCCCAAATCGAGCCAAAACAATGAGGGCAGCGGTGGTGACGTGCTGAATGACAACGTGGGAGGGGGATCATCTACAGGTGGTCTTCATCCAAGCGGTGTGAATTACGGGGCGGAGCCCCACGCAGAGCAGCAAGGAAACGTCATAGCGAACTTTGATGAGAATAGCGGAGTGGACAAAGGGGAGAACGTCGGAGGAAACGTCGGAGGAAACGTCGGAGGAAACGTCGGAGCGAACGGTGGAGCAAAGGCCAGAGAGAACGACGGAGCAAACGACGGAGGTGAACCGGTGGATCCCTCTCGTAGTGACTTGGCCGAAGGGAAGACTCACCTAATGAACCTAAGAAGGgcgagaaggagaagcacccCAGTGAGTAGGGACCAGCCAAATGAAATACATCGCAAGAAAGACAATTTAAATTGCTCTCTCGTGAGAAACAACATAATCGAGTTTGTAGATAATCCAAGAGGGTACAGAGTACCATACGAATATCAGTCACGAGTATTTTATGAGCATTTCGAGGTACCACTAAATtcagaaaaagaatttgagTTACAGCAGAGGTACTTTGCTCGCCTGTTCTCTTTGCACATTTTAGCTGTTGGATGGAATACTAACAAGAATGCCCGCGTGGAGGACTACATGCAGGAGTTGTCCGACCCTGCCTTTGGATTTCTCACCATGGGTGGAATGAGCAGCCCTGGGGATGTCCCAAATCATGATGGGTCTCCTGCTAGTGAGAAGAACAGACTGAGTGGCGAACGGGAAGGAACCTTGGGAGAGCTGAATCGCGTCGAATTACAGAACGGGGGATTCATTACGTCTAATAAGTTGCCAAATGAGCAGAGGGGTGAAAACTATTGCTACTTCAACTCCGTGGGTGATGGCACCTCGGGGGTTAATGAGGATGGGTCCATGCTCAACGTTGCCCTAAATGAAGCGCACCACTTGATTTCGCCGGGGGAAGAAATAAGTGGAGGCAACATACCAGGTGAGGTACCTGACCTGGGTGGGGAAGTTAATTtggataaaatgaataactgCCACGGGGCCAGTAACGTGAGACGCTTCAATGAGCTGGGCGAGGTAAATCATTTCGGACCACCAATTGGGGAGCAAGAGGTGGGAGACATGAGCAAGTATGAGTGTGCGCATCTCATGAGTGGTCTAAATGATGGGCGCGGTGTTGGCAGCGTTGGCGATTTTGGCGGTTTTGGCCCTCTTGCCGGTTTTGGCCCTCTTGCCGGTCATGGCTGTATTGGCGGAATGCTGAACGCGAACGCGCTTGGCGACATCCATGGCTATGCGTGCACGGAGGGTGTCAGTGGCATGGGTGGGCCATACGACACGTGCATGATGAGCAACATAAACGGCGCCACACTGGGAGTTGATTACCGATTGGGTAATTACCAGGGTAGTAACGACTTGGGGTCTGTGAATGGGAAAGACGCCGCGGCATGCTTGAACGGGACGGACAACAACCCGAACGGAGTATGCGTCAGCTCAGGAGAAGGAATGAACGAAGTAAGCGGGGTCAATGCAGAAGGTCTTATGCTTCCGAATGTGAATTATCCTAAGGGATTGAACCCAACGCATCTACATGGAAAACATATTATGAACCTGAGCCCAACGCATCTACATGAGAAACATATTATGAACCTGAACCCAAATATGCACAGCAGTGTTAGTGTGATTTATGACCAGGAGGGGAAGGGAAATTTAGAATACGTGCAGAGTTACATGCACAATGTGAACCCTGTGAGCATGAGCAGCGTGAACCCTGTGAGCATGAGCAATGTTAACCCTTTGAATATGAACAAGGTGAACCCCTTGAACATGAGCAACGTAGATGAAGGTTCCTCCTATGAACATCCGTTAAGTAGGGGAAGCACTTTGCCGTTCCACAAGGAGGTGACTGTGGTGAGTGGCGCTCCATGGGAAGGGAGAGAAGGGAACGAAGCCGCATTTGATGCAGTGAACACTGAAATAGTTAACCATTACAACAGTTTCATTGACCGAACGAGTCATGGAGTCCCCATGGTGGGTgccaaaggagaagaagagagCTACCCCAATCTACAGAGTACCATGGGAAAAACTAGCGAGTTAGACGCGTTAGACGCGTTAGCAGCATGTGGGAGGGAAGACAGCCCTTACGGTGTAGGAAGCGTTGAGTATGATGAACTACAAGTTGGAGGAAGGAGGGACATTGACAATAGAGGGCAGTGCTCACTTGGAGATACTTCATATGTAGAGGGTGCCGACTCATGTGTGCGAAACGGAGAGGTGTTTGATATGGTTAGAGAGGTGCAGTATGGGGAAGGAGATCAAATTCCCTTGAGGCAAGTCCCCACCAATGAGTATGATCTCGTGACGATTGGAGAAAAGGAGGTACAGTCCCAAAGAATGGGATACATGAGTTCGCCTTACGAAAGGGGAGATGGGAACAACGGCGATAAGTTAGGCTCGGAGGTGCTAGAAGAAAATGTAGAGGTTACGGGAAAAGGAGACTACCTCTACTATAACGGATATGCCAATGCACACAATGGCATCGGGATATCAGAGCGAGACATGCACAACTGTGTTGAAGGAGTCAATTACAATATCGTTGCTAAGTCAAATGACGACTGTAGGAGTGGTAGCCCACACGGAAATGGCGAGTACTCCATGCACGACAAGGCGCACTACGAATTTGGACACATGATTCAGGTGCTTCCAAGTTATGAGCACTTGGAACGGGAAGGAAGCTATCAGGATAACGTTGTGGATAGGCAAGCACAGTCTCAGTTTGATGATGCGCATTATCGGTTCGGCGTGTGCAGTGGGGGGGCTCATCCGTCCACAGGAGAGGTGGTTCCAGGCCAGCAGCACACGGATGAGCTGAGCAGGAACGGCAGTCACAGCGGCAGTCATAGCGGCAGTCATAACGGTAGTCATAGCGGACGTCACAACGGCAGTCATAACGGCACTCACAACGGCAGCCATAGCGGCAGTCATAGCGGCAGCCATAGCGGCAGTCATAGCGGCAGTCATAGCGGCAGTCATAGCGGCAGTCATAGCGGCAGTCATAGCGGCAGCCAAAACGGCAACCATAATACAACTCCAAAGAGTTACGACGACGTGGCATACAACAGCTACTTTAAGAAGGCCAACCTGACCTCCACATCCATTTCCACCCCCATGACGAACATGAAGGATATGAACAACTATGAATATTTCGCTAGCAGGAAAATGATCGACAAGCTAAGGTCCACTTCAAATTCGAGTACCATAAACACGGAGTACCTCCCGAGTAACCTTTTAAATTCTATAAGCATGAACAACTTACGTCTTTCCAATAATGTGAATGAACAGGTGCAGAAGTAG
- a CDS encoding hypothetical protein (putative), which translates to MTLPTSETPIKLVLTNSNRHKSTEEALQFCCKEEDTHQGRGISQKSHANKPLTENANVIAEELLGELLYIGVIIKHINKLPSKENTKNWLKQNANYHVHVDIVLVSDNGVEVSALAHDLHLQEENYFHSEQRRVHRRVLGRRRSSSNNERDPTDGVEESQGRKTQDSWTPLGKTAWQVEQDKFFFPLDNQKQTREKNVEDVLLATEEEFQVEGVIYFLELPLTIAQRYLNKELLVKVQLCEISKVDKGRSVNSFLNDKHVNDLRKIFNYPSLLLSNVQWSSTFTSGMALEREKKRKKKKNGENGGDGRDGPHDSDDDYSDHSDGDDDDDDADRESNSFPHNGEDVRSFPPNVNMHSICKGLNKLEEHVHSSSYANRDFKKIILTKPIVVTKPLNIRCRIMEPYLYLQIENVTKQNRVNIHELFSRSVNIDTSDTFPFSLLPEETYSLYLPILNFVQVLSQKSAQDRERMRSSLRSSVYAADVSTGMQNTLHGIDVGASLYNPFILGAEGGTSHQMGKRRSSDAHQRASQLADVTKRFKNRNQISSIPFEDRHKRLSFQFQSDKSIITLSIKWSIDDTPDNSIWSQYCMEMEMPKPHTFNLEVSFVKEINTSSVLLAVFSFYNPHHEEIDLLIEMKDESDALNNDTHSSLISFSSLINVGIIKPFQRKSVSVRMLAIMFGVHNVPFVKIINRVTDTAYYVDLGSILVTE; encoded by the coding sequence ATGACGCTGCCAACCAGCGAAACACCCATCAAACTTGTGCTGACGAACAGCAACCGGCACAAAAGCACCGAGGAGGCTTTGCAATTCTGCTGCAAAGAGGAGGACACACACCAGGGGAGAGGCATTTCCCAAAAGAGCCATGCTAACAAACCCCTCACGGAAAATGCGAATGTAATAGCGGAAGAACTTTTAGGCGAACTCCTCTACATAGGGGTCATCATCAAGCATATCAATAAATTACCATCgaaagaaaatacaaaaaactggttaaaacaaaatgcaaACTATCATGTCCATGTTGATATAGTACTCGTGAGTGACAATGGAGTGGAAGTATCAGCACTCGCACATGATCTGCATTTGCAggaggaaaattatttccataGTGAACAAAGAAGAGTGCACAGGAGAGTGCTAGGCAGGAGAAGGAGTTCATCTAACAACGAGAGGGACCCCACAGATGGGGTAGAAGAAAGTCAAGGGAGGAAAACGCAAGACAGTTGGACACCTCTAGGGAAGACTGCATGGCAGGTGGAGCaagacaaattttttttcccactagATAACCAAAAACAGACACGCGAAAAAAACGTTGAAGACGTTCTCCTCGCAACGGAGGAGGAGTTCCAAGTGGAAGGggtcatttattttttggagcTACCACTGACCATTGCGCAAAGGTACCTCAATAAAGAACTACTGGTAAAGGTCCAGCTGTGTGAAATCTCCAAGGTGGACAAGGGAAGGAGTGTGAACTCCTTCCTCAACGATAAACATGTGAATgatttgagaaaaattttcaactaCCCGTCGCTGTTGCTGAGCAACGTGCAGTGGTCGTCGACCTTTACGTCCGGCATGGCCCtcgaaagggagaagaaaaggaaaaaaaagaaaaatggagagaatgGCGGGGATGGTCGGGATGGCCCGCATGATAGCGATGACGACTACAGCGACCATAGCGATGGtgacgatgacgacgacGACGCGGACCGCGAGAGCAACTCCTTCCCGCACAACGGAGAGGACGTCCGAAGCTTCCCGCCGAACGTCAACATGCACAGCATATGCAAAGGCCTTAACAAGCTGGAGGAACACGTGCACAGCTCAAGCTACGCAAACAGagacttcaaaaaaattatcttaaCCAAACCAATCGTCGTCACTAAGCCACTCAACATAAGGTGTAGAATAATGGAACCCTACCTCTATCTCCAAATTGAGAATgtaacaaaacaaaatagggTGAACATTCACGAGCTGTTTTCTAGATCTGTGAACATTGACACTAGTGacacttttccattttctctCCTCCCGGAAGAGACCTACAGTCTTTACCTTCCGATTTTGAACTTCGTGCAGGTCCTCTCGCAGAAGAGTGCCCAAGACAGGGAGAGGATGAGGAGCTCCCTGCGCAGCTCTGTGTACGCTGCTGATGTGAGCACTGGTATGCAGAACACCCTCCACGGTATCGATGTAGGTGCTTCACTGTATAACCCCTTTATCCTCGGCGCAGAGGGAGGGACCTCTCATCAGATGGGAAAACGCCGCAGTAGTGATGCACACCAGCGGGCAAGCCAACTTGCAGATGTCACGAAGCGATTCAAGAACAGGAATCAAATTTCATCCATCCCATTCGAAGACAGGCATAAACGTTTGTCCTTCCAATTCCAAAGCGATAAGAGCATCATCACCCTGTCCATTAAATGGAGCATCGACGACACTCCGGATAACTCTATATGGTCCCAGTACTGTATGGAGATGGAGATGCCAAAACCGCACACCTTCAACCTTGAGGTTTCCTTCGTAAAGGAAATCAATACTTCCTCCGTCCTTTTGGcggttttttcattttataatcCCCACCACGAGGAGATAGACCTTCTGATCGAGATGAAAGATGAGAGTGATGCCCTAAACAACGACACCCACAGTTCGCTCATTTCCTTTAGCTCGCTAATCAACGTGGGGATTATCAAACCATTTCAGCGCAAGTCGGTCAGCGTCCGCATGCTCGCCATTATGTTCGGGGTGCACAATGTCCCCTTCGTTAAGATTATCAATCGGGTGACCGACACTGCGTATTATGTCGACTTGGGATCCATCCTCGTCACGGAATAG
- a CDS encoding hypothetical protein (putative): MASYQSLFFPLLLLLLALLHHICIPLCSCEALKGVANSPLSDSSNDTNQHTQKTQLINSLKKKANQIRKLYNTLNKKNENLPLYLFANDNDEEKRQILKGLFLRGHLDFLQGLNTPLSKYYLSMRSSRRAQRTHVEAKIRNERDLINGLSVENKKRHVEEKLQEYRFLKDNLLQLYSTIEKRFKSVDSLMARLDVNPKK; the protein is encoded by the exons atggcgtCTTACCAGAgcttgtttttcccccttctacTGCTGCTCCTTGCTCTTCTTCACCACATATGCATCCCACTCTGCTCATGCGAAGCCCTCAAAGGAGTAGCCAACTCCCCCTTAAGTGACAGTTCCAACGATACCAATCAACATACTCAAAAGACGCAACTAATAAACtccctaaaaaaaaaagccaaccAAATTAGAAAATTGTATAACACATTaaacaagaaaaacgaaaacctccctctttacctttttgcaaacgacaatgatgaggaaaaaagacaaataCTGAAGGGTCTCTTTTTGAGGGGTCATTTGGACTTCCTGCAGGGCCTCAACACCCCTTTGTCGAAATACTACCTGTCCATGCGTAGCTCGCGGAGGGCGCAGCG CACACATGTCGAAGCCAAAATACGCAACGAACGGGACCTCATCAACGGTCTAAGcgtggaaaataaaaaaagacacg TCGAGGAAAAGCTCCAGGAGTATCGATTTTTAAAAGACAACCTTCTGCAGCTGTACTCGACCATAG AGAAGCGCTTCAAATCCGTGGACTCCTTAATGGCCCGCTTGGACGTGAAcccgaaaaaataa
- a CDS encoding hypothetical protein (putative) — MIKLDVFKLAKMGPSKGKGPLIAKYAPVGFKKGFGAIGLGRHTKKGFFIINKMLVPNFRVPDLSDCNLKPYVSKKTPLIVMKKQLGPRRKILN; from the exons ATGATCAAACTGGACGTTTTCAAGTTGGCCAAAATGGGGCCGAGTAAGGGGAAGGGGCCACTCATCGCAAAGTACGCTCCTGTTGGGTTCAAGAAAGGATTCGGGGCTATCGGACTGGGaaggcacacaaaaaagg gCTTCTTcattattaacaaaatgctGGTGCCTAACTTTCGCGTCCCAGACCTGAGCGATTGCAAC CTAAAACCATACGTCTCGAAGAAAACGCCCCTCATCGTCATGAAGAAGCAGTTGGGCCCCCGCCGAAAAATCCTCAACTGA